A part of Saccharomonospora amisosensis genomic DNA contains:
- a CDS encoding tartrate dehydrogenase — MTAYEIAAIPGDGIGVDVTAQARKVLDTAAGEHGCQLKWTEFDYSCRRYAETGAMMPEDGVDRLSSFDSILLGAVGFPGVADHVSLWGLLIPLRRAFGQYVNLRPVRLLPGTTSVLAGRTGDELDMLIVRENSEGEYSTLGGRHNQGMPDEFALQESVFTRIGVQRIVRYAFELARTRGGRVCSATKSNGIIHTMPFWDEIFAEVANEYPDVASEQCHIDALAARMVQHPDRLDVVVASNLFGDILSDLAAAVTGGLGMAPSGNINPERTHPSMFEAVHGSAPDIAGQGIANPVAQVLAGAMMLEQLGESEAASAVRSAVELVLAEGTVATPDLGGKATTEELGSAIAEAVSSH; from the coding sequence GTGACGGCATACGAGATCGCCGCAATCCCCGGCGACGGTATCGGCGTCGATGTCACCGCGCAGGCGCGCAAGGTGCTCGACACCGCCGCAGGGGAACACGGTTGCCAGCTGAAGTGGACCGAGTTCGACTACAGCTGCCGGCGCTATGCCGAAACCGGTGCCATGATGCCGGAAGACGGTGTCGATCGACTGTCCTCGTTCGACTCGATCCTGCTCGGCGCCGTAGGGTTCCCCGGGGTAGCCGACCACGTCTCGCTGTGGGGCCTGCTCATCCCGCTGAGAAGGGCGTTCGGACAGTACGTCAACCTGCGGCCGGTGCGCCTGCTGCCCGGCACCACATCCGTGCTCGCCGGGCGCACCGGCGACGAACTGGACATGCTGATCGTCAGGGAGAACTCCGAAGGCGAGTACTCCACCCTCGGCGGCAGGCACAACCAGGGGATGCCAGACGAGTTCGCGTTGCAGGAGTCGGTGTTCACGCGCATCGGGGTGCAGCGCATCGTCCGGTACGCCTTCGAACTCGCCCGCACCCGAGGTGGCCGGGTGTGTTCCGCGACGAAGTCGAACGGGATCATCCACACGATGCCGTTCTGGGACGAGATCTTCGCAGAGGTGGCCAACGAGTACCCCGACGTGGCCTCCGAGCAGTGCCACATCGACGCGCTGGCGGCCCGCATGGTGCAGCACCCCGACCGCCTCGACGTGGTTGTGGCTTCGAACCTGTTCGGGGACATCCTCAGCGACCTCGCGGCGGCGGTGACCGGCGGGCTCGGTATGGCTCCCTCTGGCAACATCAATCCGGAACGGACGCACCCGTCGATGTTCGAAGCCGTGCACGGCAGTGCGCCCGACATCGCGGGGCAGGGCATCGCCAACCCGGTGGCGCAGGTACTCGCGGGTGCGATGATGCTGGAGCAGTTGGGAGAGTCGGAGGCGGCGAGTGCCGTCCGGTCGGCGGTGGAGCTGGTGCTCGCCGAGGGCACGGTTGCCACGCCCGATCTGGGTGGAAAGGCGACCACGGAGGAACTCGGCTCGGCGATCGCGGAAGCCGTTTCGTCCCACTGA
- a CDS encoding DUF3830 family protein — MARYITISLDKRGVSCRARLLDDEAPRTCRAVWDALPQSGSAYHAKYARNEVYTLLRPFADPQPGRENPTVTPIPGDVVYFGFESWEIGNPAYGYEEGSAAHGEQGATDLAIFYGRNNLLINGDAGWVPGNVFATIVEGLPEMAEAAQDLWLRGVEGETLTFARA, encoded by the coding sequence ATGGCCCGCTACATCACCATCTCACTGGACAAGCGCGGGGTCTCCTGCCGGGCGCGACTGCTGGATGACGAGGCGCCCCGAACCTGCAGGGCGGTGTGGGACGCGCTGCCGCAGAGCGGCTCCGCCTACCACGCCAAGTACGCCCGCAACGAGGTGTACACGCTGCTGCGGCCGTTCGCCGACCCGCAACCGGGGAGGGAGAACCCCACCGTCACTCCCATCCCCGGCGACGTCGTGTACTTCGGCTTCGAGTCATGGGAGATCGGCAACCCGGCCTACGGCTACGAGGAAGGCAGTGCGGCGCACGGTGAGCAGGGCGCGACCGACCTCGCGATCTTCTACGGCCGCAACAACCTGTTGATCAACGGCGATGCGGGCTGGGTGCCCGGCAACGTGTTCGCCACGATCGTCGAGGGCCTCCCTGAGATGGCCGAAGCCGCGCAGGACCTTTGGCTGCGGGGGGTCGAGGGCGAGACGCTGACCTTCGCCCGCGCCTGA
- a CDS encoding NAD-dependent succinate-semialdehyde dehydrogenase: MSTVSETGVVDAVAKELFIGGKWTQAAGGRTFPVHDPATGEVLCEVADAAPEDGMAALDAAVAAQADWAAHPPRERGEILRASFEALMARQEELALLMTLEMGKPLAEARGEIAYAAEFFRWFAEEAVRIDGGYAVAPNGSGRFLVAKQPVGPSLLITPWNFPMAMGTRKIGPAVAAGCTMVIKPAAQTPLSMLALAQIMVDAGLPDGVLNVLTTTSSGAVMEPLIRDGRARKLSFTGSTAVGRKLLEQCSDKVLRTSMELGGNAPFLVFDDADIDAAVDGAMQAKMRNIGEACTAANRFYVQRGVADEFARRLTERMAALPIGRGTEDGVVVGPLIDQAAVEKVSGLVSDAASRGAEVLTGGSTVDGPGNFYRPTVLTGVPADARMADEEIFGPVAPISVFDTEEEALAAANNTEYGLVGYVYTNDLKRALRVCERIETGMVGLNQGIVSNPAAPFGGVKQSGLGREGGTVGIEEFLETKYIAVNL; encoded by the coding sequence ATGAGCACCGTCAGTGAGACCGGCGTGGTGGACGCGGTCGCCAAGGAGTTGTTCATCGGTGGCAAGTGGACGCAGGCCGCGGGGGGCAGGACCTTCCCCGTGCACGACCCAGCCACCGGCGAGGTGCTGTGCGAGGTGGCCGATGCCGCGCCCGAGGACGGCATGGCCGCGCTCGACGCCGCCGTCGCGGCGCAGGCGGACTGGGCGGCCCACCCGCCGCGCGAGCGGGGTGAGATCCTGCGCGCCTCCTTCGAGGCACTGATGGCGCGGCAGGAGGAACTGGCACTGCTCATGACGCTTGAGATGGGCAAGCCGCTCGCCGAGGCACGCGGCGAGATCGCCTACGCGGCCGAGTTCTTCCGCTGGTTCGCCGAGGAGGCGGTGCGCATCGACGGCGGGTACGCCGTCGCACCCAACGGCAGCGGGCGGTTCCTCGTCGCCAAGCAGCCGGTCGGGCCATCGCTGTTGATCACGCCGTGGAACTTCCCCATGGCCATGGGAACGCGCAAGATCGGACCCGCCGTCGCCGCGGGCTGCACCATGGTGATCAAGCCCGCCGCGCAGACGCCGCTTTCGATGCTCGCGCTCGCGCAGATCATGGTGGACGCCGGGCTGCCCGACGGCGTGCTCAACGTGCTCACCACCACCAGCTCCGGCGCGGTGATGGAGCCGTTGATCAGGGACGGGCGGGCGCGCAAGCTGTCGTTCACCGGCTCCACGGCGGTCGGCCGCAAGCTGCTTGAGCAGTGCTCGGACAAGGTGCTGCGCACCTCCATGGAACTCGGTGGCAACGCGCCGTTTCTGGTGTTCGACGACGCGGACATCGACGCTGCCGTCGACGGCGCTATGCAGGCGAAGATGCGCAACATCGGAGAGGCGTGCACGGCCGCCAACCGGTTCTACGTGCAGCGTGGGGTCGCGGACGAGTTCGCACGCAGGCTCACCGAGCGGATGGCCGCGCTGCCCATCGGCAGGGGAACCGAGGACGGTGTCGTCGTCGGCCCGCTGATCGACCAAGCCGCGGTGGAGAAGGTCAGCGGCCTCGTCAGCGACGCCGCGAGCCGAGGCGCCGAGGTGCTCACCGGCGGTTCCACTGTGGATGGACCAGGTAACTTCTACCGCCCGACCGTACTCACCGGTGTGCCCGCCGACGCCCGGATGGCCGACGAGGAGATCTTCGGACCCGTCGCGCCGATCTCGGTGTTCGACACGGAGGAGGAGGCGCTGGCCGCCGCCAACAACACCGAGTACGGGCTGGTGGGCTACGTCTACACCAACGATCTCAAGCGGGCGCTGCGGGTCTGTGAGCGGATCGAAACCGGCATGGTCGGGTTGAACCAGGGCATCGTTTCCAACCCGGCCGCCCCCTTCGGCGGGGTGAAGCAGTCCGGGCTGGGCAGGGAGGGCGGCACCGTCGGCATCGAGGAGTTCCTTGAGACGAAGTACATCGCGGTGAACCTGTGA
- a CDS encoding acetolactate synthase large subunit, producing MNGAQALIRTLVDSGVEVCFSNPGTSEMHFVAALDTVPNMRGVLGLAEGAVTGAADGYARIAGKPAATLLHLGPGLGNGLANLHNARRAHTPIVNVVGDHATYHKAYDAPLESDIEAVAGSLTGWVRRCSSTADVGADAAAAVAASQDAPGRVATLILPADVSWSDGGQPCAPVPPRRAKPVADTTVKAVAELLRTGEPVALLIGGAACRERGLRATSRIAAATGAKPFVETFPARLERGAGVPVVERLGYLAEQVAHQLEGSRHVVVAGTRPPVSFFAYPGKASDLVPEGAQVHTLAGVEEDVVAALEELAELVAPGTEAVVSQAHRPELPTGALTPQNWVQVIGASLPDGAIISDEANTSGLLLPGATAGAPRHDVLTLTGGAIGQGIPVATGAAIAAPDRPVVNLESDGSALYTISALWTQARENLNVTTVLLNNRAYAILRMELQRVGAEGSGPKAKELLDLSGPDLDFVKIAEGMGVPASRAATAEELAQQFARAVAEPGPHLIEAMVPPLL from the coding sequence ATGAACGGCGCGCAGGCCCTGATCCGCACGCTCGTCGACTCGGGCGTCGAGGTGTGCTTCTCCAACCCCGGTACTTCGGAGATGCATTTCGTCGCCGCGCTGGACACGGTGCCGAACATGCGTGGCGTGCTCGGTCTGGCCGAGGGCGCTGTCACCGGCGCGGCCGACGGCTACGCTCGCATCGCGGGCAAGCCCGCGGCCACCCTGCTGCACCTCGGTCCCGGGCTCGGCAACGGGCTGGCGAACCTGCACAACGCCCGCAGGGCGCACACGCCGATCGTCAACGTCGTCGGCGACCACGCCACCTACCACAAGGCCTACGACGCGCCGCTGGAATCCGACATCGAGGCCGTGGCGGGTTCGCTTACAGGCTGGGTCCGCCGCTGCTCCAGCACGGCGGACGTGGGCGCGGACGCCGCCGCCGCGGTCGCCGCGTCGCAGGACGCGCCCGGCAGGGTGGCGACGTTGATCCTGCCCGCCGACGTGTCCTGGAGCGACGGCGGGCAGCCCTGCGCCCCGGTGCCGCCGCGCCGTGCCAAACCCGTCGCCGACACCACGGTGAAGGCGGTCGCCGAACTGCTGCGCACGGGCGAACCCGTCGCGTTGCTGATCGGCGGCGCCGCATGCCGCGAGCGGGGATTGCGGGCGACGAGCCGCATCGCGGCGGCCACCGGCGCCAAGCCGTTCGTCGAGACCTTCCCCGCCAGGCTGGAACGCGGAGCGGGTGTCCCCGTCGTGGAACGGCTCGGCTACCTGGCCGAACAGGTCGCCCATCAGTTGGAGGGCAGCAGGCACGTGGTGGTGGCTGGTACTCGCCCGCCGGTGTCGTTCTTCGCCTACCCGGGCAAGGCGAGCGACCTCGTCCCGGAGGGCGCGCAGGTGCACACGCTCGCGGGCGTGGAAGAGGACGTGGTGGCCGCGCTGGAGGAACTGGCCGAACTGGTGGCACCCGGCACGGAGGCGGTGGTGTCGCAGGCTCACCGCCCTGAGCTGCCGACCGGAGCGCTGACCCCGCAGAACTGGGTTCAGGTGATCGGCGCCTCGCTGCCGGATGGTGCGATCATCTCGGACGAGGCCAACACCTCCGGGCTGCTTTTGCCCGGCGCGACGGCGGGGGCACCCCGGCACGACGTGCTCACACTGACCGGAGGAGCGATCGGGCAGGGAATTCCGGTCGCCACGGGTGCCGCGATCGCCGCACCGGACCGTCCGGTGGTGAACCTCGAATCCGACGGCAGCGCGCTCTACACCATCTCGGCACTGTGGACGCAGGCCAGGGAGAACCTGAACGTCACCACGGTGCTGTTGAACAACCGCGCGTACGCGATCCTGCGAATGGAGTTGCAGCGGGTTGGCGCGGAGGGTTCCGGGCCGAAGGCGAAGGAGCTGCTCGACCTGTCCGGCCCAGACCTGGACTTCGTCAAGATCGCCGAGGGGATGGGCGTTCCCGCGTCGAGGGCGGCCACTGCCGAGGAACTGGCACAGCAGTTCGCGCGGGCGGTCGCCGAACCCGGGCCACACCTCATCGAGGCGATGGTGCCGCCGCTGCTGTGA
- a CDS encoding FAD-binding oxidoreductase, translating into MGDVAQRLAEIVGANQVLTGEDIPDHYASDEALVGEVHRPAYVAKPATTAEVAQLLGAATEHGVPVTARGSGSGLSAAARPRPDGLLISFERMNAILEIDTVNHVAVVQPGVTLSELDEKTAEAGLGYTVYPGEMSASVGGNVGTNAGGMRAVKYGVTRHNVLGLEAVLPTGEIIRTGGKPVKTSTGYDLTQLIIGSEGTLALATEITVKLHPRLRHGATVLAPFTDLDTVVRAVPTILAAGLEPHILEYIDALTMAAITYTTGLSLGVPDEVREASQAYLVVAMENRDPDRLEGDVASLGELLGELGASDVYVLDGGSARKLIEAREKAFWTAKAAGADEVIDVVVPRSAMPEFLARSRELAAKTESGVAGCGHAGDGNVHLGVFQKDPVKRASLLHDIFAVGMELGGAISGEHGIGRAKKEHFLQLEDPAKIELMSRIKHAFDPAGILNPGVLFD; encoded by the coding sequence ATGGGCGACGTTGCGCAGCGGCTGGCCGAGATCGTCGGCGCGAACCAGGTCCTGACCGGCGAGGACATCCCTGACCACTACGCGAGCGACGAGGCGCTGGTCGGCGAGGTGCACCGGCCCGCGTACGTCGCCAAACCGGCCACCACGGCAGAGGTGGCACAGCTGCTGGGTGCGGCCACCGAGCACGGTGTCCCGGTAACCGCACGCGGCTCGGGCAGCGGCCTCTCGGCCGCGGCCCGCCCCCGCCCCGACGGCCTGCTGATCTCCTTCGAGCGGATGAACGCGATCCTCGAGATCGACACGGTCAACCATGTCGCGGTGGTACAGCCAGGAGTCACACTGTCCGAACTGGACGAAAAGACAGCTGAAGCGGGGCTCGGCTACACCGTCTATCCCGGCGAGATGAGCGCCAGCGTAGGCGGGAACGTGGGCACCAACGCGGGCGGAATGCGAGCCGTCAAGTACGGCGTGACCCGCCACAACGTGCTCGGACTCGAGGCTGTACTGCCCACCGGCGAGATCATCCGAACCGGCGGGAAGCCGGTGAAGACCTCCACCGGCTACGACCTGACCCAGCTCATCATCGGCTCCGAAGGCACGCTCGCGCTCGCCACGGAGATCACCGTCAAGCTGCACCCGAGACTGCGGCACGGCGCCACGGTGCTCGCGCCGTTCACCGACCTCGACACTGTCGTGCGGGCCGTACCCACGATCCTGGCGGCCGGGCTAGAGCCGCACATTCTCGAGTACATCGACGCGCTGACCATGGCCGCCATTACCTACACCACCGGGTTGTCGCTGGGTGTCCCCGACGAGGTTCGCGAGGCTTCACAGGCCTACCTGGTGGTGGCGATGGAGAACCGCGACCCCGACCGGCTCGAAGGCGACGTCGCGAGCCTGGGCGAACTGCTCGGCGAACTGGGTGCCTCGGACGTGTACGTGCTCGACGGCGGCTCGGCCCGCAAGCTCATCGAAGCAAGGGAGAAGGCGTTCTGGACCGCGAAGGCTGCGGGTGCCGACGAGGTGATCGACGTCGTGGTACCCCGGTCGGCGATGCCCGAGTTCCTGGCGAGGTCACGCGAGCTCGCCGCGAAGACCGAGTCGGGTGTAGCCGGGTGCGGGCACGCGGGGGACGGCAACGTCCACCTCGGCGTCTTCCAGAAGGACCCGGTAAAGCGTGCGAGCCTGCTTCACGACATCTTCGCCGTCGGCATGGAGCTCGGTGGCGCGATCTCAGGTGAGCACGGCATCGGCCGAGCGAAGAAGGAGCACTTCCTGCAACTGGAGGACCCGGCCAAGATCGAGCTGATGTCGCGGATCAAGCACGCCTTCGACCCCGCGGGAATCCTCAACCCCGGCGTGCTATTCGACTAG
- a CDS encoding PP2C family protein-serine/threonine phosphatase, with protein MPTTAHPRPTEHTTSDAASDKGPRAVNADALATRTDAATGRSAFVVADGVGDHLLAARAARLVARTAATSAVRLGAVEGLIRAQRELTTQFGQTEADAVLVVAVYPPAGGDEEVSEIAWVGDCRAYRWNGRVLHQVTTDHTLAEFWRSRGRRPTARMEHIVTGSARTAGENDIGHARIGAGPGRLLLSSDGVHKSLELTAIRDLLAGATSAAAAARSLVDAAREHGSTDNATALVVDRLLG; from the coding sequence ATGCCGACCACCGCGCACCCGCGACCGACCGAACACACCACGTCGGACGCGGCGAGTGACAAGGGCCCTCGCGCGGTCAACGCCGACGCACTCGCCACCCGCACCGACGCCGCCACTGGAAGATCAGCCTTCGTGGTGGCCGACGGCGTCGGCGACCACCTGCTGGCGGCGAGGGCCGCGCGACTGGTCGCCAGGACCGCGGCGACCTCCGCCGTACGGCTGGGCGCGGTGGAGGGCCTGATCCGTGCCCAGCGGGAACTCACGACGCAGTTCGGCCAGACCGAGGCTGACGCCGTGCTGGTGGTCGCGGTCTATCCGCCTGCGGGCGGCGACGAGGAGGTCAGTGAGATCGCCTGGGTGGGCGACTGCCGTGCCTACCGGTGGAACGGCCGCGTGCTGCACCAGGTGACCACCGACCACACCCTCGCCGAGTTCTGGCGCTCGCGAGGGCGGCGACCCACCGCCCGGATGGAGCACATCGTCACCGGTTCCGCCCGCACGGCGGGCGAGAACGACATCGGCCACGCCAGGATCGGCGCGGGCCCTGGCAGGCTGTTGTTGTCCAGCGACGGCGTGCACAAGAGCCTGGAGCTGACCGCGATCAGGGACCTGCTCGCCGGCGCCACCTCGGCTGCCGCTGCGGCACGGTCGCTGGTCGATGCCGCCCGCGAGCACGGCAGCACCGACAACGCCACCGCGCTCGTGGTGGACCGGCTGCTCGGGTGA
- a CDS encoding aspartate aminotransferase family protein translates to MAQLSPILKQATPVVVEHGEGAYLFDTDGRRHLDFTAGIGVTSTGHCHPRVVRAAQEQVGKLIHGQYTTVMHRPLLELTARLGEVLPQGLDSLFFANSGSEAVEAALRLTRQATGRPNIVVFQGGFHGRTVAAASMTTSGTRFGAGFSPLMSGVHVAPFPYAYHYGWDEKTATDFALRELDYLFATQTSPKETAAFFVEPMLGEGGYVPANTEFLAGLRQRADEHGILLVLDEIQTGFGRTGRFWGHQHFDVRPDVVLIAKGLASGFPLSGIAASEELMGKAWPGSQGGTYGGNAVACAAALATLDVIQEEGLVDNAAERGRQLLEGARAIAGKTQAIGDVRGLGLLVGSEFTTADGKPDNATAQAAQKAAAERGLLLLTCGAFMNVVRMIPPLVVTSEQIEQALEIWTDVVTSVSK, encoded by the coding sequence ATGGCCCAGCTCTCCCCCATCCTCAAGCAGGCCACTCCCGTCGTCGTCGAACACGGCGAGGGTGCGTACCTGTTCGACACCGACGGCCGTCGCCACCTCGACTTCACGGCCGGCATCGGGGTGACGAGCACCGGTCACTGCCACCCACGGGTCGTGCGGGCCGCCCAGGAGCAGGTCGGCAAGCTCATCCACGGCCAGTACACCACCGTGATGCACCGGCCGCTGCTCGAACTGACCGCGCGCCTCGGCGAGGTTCTTCCGCAGGGTCTGGACTCGCTGTTCTTCGCCAACTCCGGCAGTGAGGCGGTGGAGGCCGCACTGCGACTGACCCGGCAGGCCACCGGCAGGCCGAACATCGTGGTGTTCCAGGGTGGTTTCCACGGCCGCACCGTCGCCGCCGCGTCGATGACCACATCCGGCACCCGGTTCGGCGCGGGGTTCTCCCCGCTGATGTCCGGAGTGCATGTCGCCCCCTTCCCCTACGCCTACCACTACGGCTGGGACGAGAAGACGGCCACCGACTTCGCGTTGCGCGAACTGGACTACCTGTTCGCGACGCAGACCTCGCCGAAGGAGACCGCCGCGTTCTTCGTCGAGCCAATGCTCGGCGAAGGTGGCTACGTGCCGGCCAACACCGAGTTCCTCGCCGGACTGCGGCAGCGAGCCGACGAGCACGGCATCCTGCTGGTGCTCGACGAGATCCAGACCGGGTTCGGGCGCACCGGCCGATTCTGGGGCCACCAGCACTTCGACGTCCGCCCCGATGTCGTACTGATCGCGAAGGGACTGGCCAGCGGTTTCCCGCTTTCGGGCATCGCCGCATCCGAGGAACTGATGGGTAAGGCATGGCCGGGTTCGCAGGGTGGCACCTACGGCGGCAACGCCGTCGCCTGCGCCGCCGCGCTCGCGACACTCGACGTGATCCAGGAGGAGGGTCTCGTCGACAACGCCGCCGAGCGAGGTCGGCAGTTGCTGGAGGGCGCGCGTGCGATCGCGGGCAAGACACAGGCGATCGGTGACGTGCGAGGGCTCGGGCTGCTCGTTGGTTCGGAGTTCACCACGGCTGACGGCAAGCCGGACAACGCGACCGCCCAGGCAGCGCAGAAGGCGGCGGCCGAGCGAGGGCTGCTGTTGCTGACCTGCGGCGCGTTCATGAACGTCGTGCGGATGATCCCGCCGCTCGTGGTCACCTCCGAGCAGATCGAGCAGGCTCTGGAGATCTGGACCGACGTGGTCACCTCCGTCAGCAAGTAG